In Astyanax mexicanus isolate ESR-SI-001 chromosome 24, AstMex3_surface, whole genome shotgun sequence, the genomic stretch TTGTCAGCTTCATCGATAGTCATAGGGGATGGAGAATTCTGTAACTCAATGGGCTTGGTTTGTGGCTCGGGTTCTGGTTCACAGCTCATTTGTGTGTCGTTGGTCTGCAGATCACTATTGGAGAGCTGCTCAGCATCTCTATCAGGAATTGTTTCCATTTCTTTAGTTGGGTTAACTTTCATCTCATTCACTGAAGGCTTTATCTCCTGGCATTCTGAGCCAACTGTCTCAGATGTTTCTTGAGGCGGTGGAAGAGTTGCAAAGACCTGTTCAGGctgcttttcttcttcttttatagGTAGATCAAGCTGCTTAGGTGAAGGAGTCTCAACATTAGCAGCCTCTTGTTTTGGTGACATCTCTTTAGTTGTCAAGACTGGTGGGGAAATTGGAGTTTCGTGGGCAGGGTTTACATTGATCGCTTGGACAGGACTTGTTTGCGGAGGCTGTACAGGGGTGATGGGTTTAATTTCAGTTTGCTGTATGATAGGTTCAGTAGTACTGCGTTGTTGGACTGGTTCCTCTTCCTCAGATTTACTGTTAATTTTTACATCTACAATTTCTTCCTTCTTTGACTCTTGCTGAGCCTGGTCCTTCAACTTCTGTTGCTGTAGCCTTGTTAATTCCATAAAGCGGTCATGGAAAAGAACCATTGGTTCTGAATCAGGTTGAACCTCAGTTTGGCCTTGCTGGGCAGGACAGCCATGTTCAGAATCTTCATGCTTTCGTTCAAGATGCTGGAGTCGCCTTGAGTCTTGCTCAAAGATCGAACTGTGCAGAAAGCGAGAAGCAAAAAGCTCTCGTCGTTCATGTTCTTCTGGCTTAGGATCTTCCTTTCTGTCATCGATTTTATCCTCAGATTCACTTcgaattttcttcttcttcatgtaCCACGAAGGTGTTGGTCGCGGTGTTGACTCTACCTTTTCTGTATCCTTTCTGCTACGGAAACTAGCAAAATGAGAGTCACCATCCAGGAAAGACCAATTGTCTTCCCTTGAGGAGGACAAAGATTTTGCACGTTCCAACAAAGCTTTAGTATCAGGAGTGATAGTTTGATCAAGAGCAAAGGAATAAAATCTATTTCTCTCCAGTGAGGTGGTAAGCTTAGATTCTGGTATTCTGTCCCCACGATGCCGTTCAGGGAAGGACATAGAGGTAGAGGGCATTGGAGAATTTGGTTTGTGTTCTCGATCTTCCTCAGAGTCTGAGCGAACCTCACCAGGCTCCAAATCAGGCCAAAGTCCATAATCCAAATACTTCCGATTTAAACGTCTTTTCTCTGAATTCCTTGAAAAGTCAGGAAACAAGTCATGTTTTAAACGACTCTCCCAGCGTCTTTGCTGTTCATCCAATAGTGGGGTGCTTTGCTTAGACACCTGAGATGCCTGCATCCGTTTAACTGGAAGGTCCAGGtctgggtgagcattatcctctGTCTTGGGAAGTTCTTTTGCTTCTTTAACATTAATTAGATGAACATCTGTATACTCTTCCTCTGCATGATGAGGGCCATGCTGAAACCTTGGAGAATGTGTGTTGTTCCATTCGGCGTCTTCACTTTTTGGACGAGATGTTCTGTATACACGTTCTCTCTTGGTAGTCATATCCATGTCAAAATGCTCTGGTTTCTTGGCCTTACTTGATGGAGAAGTATCTGTTACATCCTGAGGTGGCTTACCTACTTCATGCACCAGGCTACGGTGTTCAAAGTCTTCTGTTTCCAAACACTGAGTAGAATCTGTTTTTCCTGGTTTATCAGGCTCTTGCAGCTGCTGACGAAGTTTTCGGTTTTGCTCCATCTGCTTGCGATAACTCTGAGAAAGATCAATGTCCAGGTACTCGTCCCTAACTTTGTCCTTTTCCGGGGTTCCATCTTTGGAGAATCTTCTAGAAATACCTGGCTGAGATTTTGAGTCTAAAGACTCCAAGATAGGATCAGAATGCTCTGCTAGCCGTACAGATGAACTCTGAGACTCGCCTCTAGTACTAGGGTCCAACTCTTCCCTTTGACTAAAGTGAGAAGATATCCTTTCAGATTTGGACTTGTGTTCCCTCTTGTGTGCATCTTTTTCTACGATTTTTGCATCAATTTCTGTTTCCTTTGCAAGAGAAGAATTTGCTCCAAAGTCTGCAGACTGACTAACCCCAGCACTTTCATCTTCAAGACGACCTCTTTTCTGCCTTATGGCTTTGCAACTGGGGTCTCCAAAACGTCTTTTGCGTGCGGCAAGCCTGTCAGAATCCACAAGAGTCTCTTTTCCCTCATTTCCAAGGTCAGATTTTTGGTGCTTCTTTGATCTTCCTTTGCTATCCCGGTCCACTGACTCACTTTTACCTTGGTCAAGCCTTTCTCCTTTTTGTGGCTCAAGACGGGACAAAGGATCAGCAGGGGAGGGTTCATTTTCACCTTTGTGTCTCTGTCTTTCTGAGCCATCAGAGTCTGGGACCTTTATTTTTCCAGAGTTAGAATCCAAACTGGGCTCCCTGTCTGCTTCAGAACGAGGTATGCTAGGAGACTGCACTTTTCCCCTTCTTGACTTTATCTTCTCTCCCTTCTCTCGGTCAGTTTTCTCCTTTCTCCTGCTACGTTTGCTCTTCTCTGCCCCACTTACACGGTCTGCCTCAGCCTGCTGCTCCATTTCTCTCTCCAGACTCTCTGGCTTGAAATCCACAGGAGACTTTTCTGTTTTTTCAAACTGAGATTGAGGAGGCGATAAGGAGCTGCAGCTTCCACTTCTCTCAGACGAGTGCCTGAACACACGCCTCTCTGCATCTCTTGAAACACGTTCAGATGGTGACGGGGAAGCAGAAGGTGAAACAGGGCGGCGCTGATGGGACGGGCTCCATCTGCCACGGTCGGCTTCAAAACGTTCCCGTTCTCGCTCCCGTTCTCGCTGAATGTAGCTATACTTTCTGATGTCCTGTTCAAAAGGGTCCCGATAATCTCTGTATTCCCGAGGGTCTTCATGATAGCGTGGATCATAATGTTCACCCTGGTAATGCTCCAATTCTGTGTAACGTTCACGACTGCGAGCAGGGTATTCTCGTCGAGGGTCTTCAGTATAAATCCCAGGTGTCCGAACATTCTCATAGTAAGCTCTTTCTGCTGGAAATTCGTGATACGGAGGTCTTCGTTCCTCTCTGATAAATGAAAGGAGATAATAGATCAATCAAACACCTTGCCAACACTGAGATAGATATTATAACACTGTAATCTCACAGAACTTTGAGAAAAGTTTACCTTCTTTCTGCAGGGAGTTCATAAAAGTCACGAATATCCTGTCCTGACGCCTGCATAGAGCGATAGAATGCCATTTGGCTTTCCTGACTGGCAAAATCAACCTACACAAAAAGCAAATACCAAAACCATAAGAAATCACTGATATTTTCATTTACCGAAGCAACTAAAGCATGGTTACAAAATTTAGAAGACCCCAATACTACCTTAATTTTATTGCCTCCAATCTTCCATCCTTTGGTCTCTCTTACAGCAGCTTGAGCAAAATCTGTGTTGTTGTACAAGACAAGTGCCATTCCCTTCATTCTGTCAAACACAACCTGTAAAATTGATAATAGAACATTTAGTgaataacatttaatatatatctaAATTTATGCAACCTTATATGCATCAGGATCAGCATTTTTACCTTGACCACATGTCCATAGCGACAGAAATGTCGTGTTAGATACTGCTCTGTGATGTTAGAGGACAGTCCATCTAACCATACGCAAGTTGTAGGCATACTTTTCCCAAAACcaagctgaaaaaaatatatatatactgtgtcaACGAAATTATTAGGCAAATAGCACCATCTTTCCAACAAAAAATAAGCTTGTTAGAAAGTGCTATGTATCTTATATTGTATGATGTTTCCTTATCGTGGCAGTGATGCGTATCATGACACGATAAACGTAAAATACCTTAAGTCTGTTGGCTCCCAGGTACTCCCCATCCATTTTCTTGATGGCTTTACACACACTGGCAATATCGGAGTATTGCACAAAGGCATACTGAGGAATACCATTGACCCTTTTAATATCAATATCCTGAAAACAGAGAGGTATTATTTAAGAAGGCCTGCTTACAAAAAACAGTGGATTTTTCATCAAAAGCAGAAATGCAAtggaaaaaatgtatttgaagaataaaaaaaacgatTAAAACCTTTACCACTATCTCGCCAAAGCGCTGAAATACATCAAGCAGCTGCTGGTAATTAGTTGTCTTCTCCAAATTTCCAATGAACAACGTTCGAGTAGCCTTTGGATGGAACTCATCTATCCGCCCATCCAAGGGACGAAACTCATTTTCGCTTTCTGTCTCTGTTAGAGATAAAACATACGTTAACAAAGCAGAAACAGCAATTAACTGTAGTCTACAGTAACCGCCCCGGCTCACAGAGTACTTACCAGGGCCGTTCCAAGCGGTCACCTCAATCAGCATACCAAAGAAGAGCTTTCCTTTAGATACACTAAGAGCTTTCTCCTGGTCCTCTTGTTGTCTGAAGAAGACTAATCCATAACGTTCCTCTGATGCACCATGTATCTGCACAGATGTCACTTTCCCATATTTCTTAAACTCGTGGAAAAGTCCATCTTTTAAGCTTGTGTCTAGAAACAACAGAGGAACATTTAAGACTAAGTTTCATTTACATTTAGAAACAACTAATGAAACCTTTAGTTAGGTAACCATGATACAACATAATTAGTAAACATAGTATTAGTACATTTATTACTTATTACCTGTGGATCGCACAGGAAGGTTCTGTACTCTGATGCCGAAGCTCCTACGAGGCTCCTCACAGTCCATAGACATTTGGGGGGGTGCAGGAGTAACATGAGTGGCTGCAGACTGAACAGAGCGTGCCCGAGAGCCCTCACTAGAACTGCTGTTTGAGTCACTGCTGCCAGAATTGGGAAAAAGAACAAAATCTccttagaataaaacaaacaaggtGCAGCGAAACACAACAAAGGACTAATCTGAGAACACTTGTGAAATTGCGAcgacctgaaaaaaaaatgagttaatttCTTGATGCATTTAGTCGGCAGACACTAGAGATTACTGTGTGGCCCACCACTTAGTTTTATATAAATGGTTGGATTTTTTTTGGATGTGGACAATTCTGAATAGATTACAAAAATCTATTTCAGACCTGACATAGAGCCTTTTTATATTTAACCTCCCAGTTAAACTCAGCACAGTACAATAGTCTCATTTGAGATGCAGCAAAACTGCCCCAAGAAAacgaaaaatacataaaacaatacTTTACTGATTTTGAACCTAATCATAAAGTGCTTAGatattcccacccctaatagctGGAGAACTGCATTATGGACTTCCTCCATTCTATgactttttttaaagcaacagtagttctttttttaaaaaaaaatccttaagatTTTAACTCTACCTGCCACTGCCGGTGCTGCCGGTGCTGCTGACTGAGTCCGAGCTAGATGATCGAGTTCGGGACCTTGAGCGCGGACCTCGGCCTGGAGAGGCTGCTGCTCTTTTGGGAGAGCTGGGGGCTTTGGGAGTCTGTCCGGTGGACCGCTGTGGAGAAGGATGTCGTGACTGAGAAGAGTGAGAAGACCGGCTGCGGCGATGGTGGTAAGTCCGATCGACGCGCCGCCCCCTGTCGTCGCGGTAAGGGTCCCTGCGTGTAGAGCTGGACAAGGTGAAGGGGTCGCGGATTCGGGATTCAAAATGAGGTTCTGGGGTCTCAAATCCCCCACTAATTGCACTAACTGCTGGGCTGGTGGCGACCCCAGAGGCAAACATGGTGCGGTCACGGTAATAGTCTGTGTTGTAGTGCCGCGGCCTATCGAAAGTGCCACTGCGTTCATGGTGTCCATAAGGACTGTGCTCGTACGTTCTGTCCCGACTGTCTGAGCTGCTGTAAGAATGAGAGAAAAGAGATGGAAAAGAAGAGAAATATTCAGAAATCAGCTCACATTGAAGTAAATCATAGATCCATGCAAACAAATACAATACTGTGTAAAAGTCTGACATTCCAgattagtttaaaatgattcatccTGGCAGTAAATAGGTTTCTGGTATGAAAGCAACTAAGCAAGTAATTTAATTGTTACTACATTCTCAGTCCATTTTAGCAGCCCTATCCCCTACAGTCCATtggtttctctgcatactttgttatcctcctttcaccatgTTTTTCAATGATCAGAACTAACAAACTGGGCCTCCACAGACAGCctgctattatttgggtggtgggatgTTCTCAGCACTATAGTGACAgtgattggcatggtggtggcATGTTAATGTTCCTGTTGCACTGGAACAAGTAGATCAGATGTAGCAGTGCTGGTGGAGTTATTAAACCCTTCTAATCATGGGTGCACCCACAGTCATTTGATAAAAGACCTGAAGCTAGATGTAAAAGCCACTGTATCTCTGACCAAGAGAACAAAGAAaagcaagctaaaaaaaaaaaaaaaaaaaggaaacacttacacagaaacagatttttttattttgcttgtgCTTGCGTGCGCACAGGGAGAACATCACTGCTTGACACAAAATAGTCCATCCACCAAATAAATCTGGGGTAGAGGATGGCCAACACAAACTGTTCAAAAGCTGATCTACAAGGAGATAATAGATAGGACTGTCTAATACAGTggacactgtttaaaaactccagcagcactgctgtgcctgatccatTGTCCTAaaattttgcttttttgtcattaaGTTTGATCTATTTCATTGCAGATGCCAATATATCTCATCTTTTGTCTGTCGGATTTTTAGACAAACAATTAAGAGATAAGGTAATGAggcaaataaatgaaataaaaacagaatgaggGGCTACATTCACAAATGCCATTTAAAATGGTtcctaaggtgctgctaggtgttTCTtgaggtgtttctatggtatctgtgctggttgctatggcgttgctaaGGAAATAACTGGTTGCttagaaaaaaaaggtttgaaaatgtTCTAACTAATTAATCGAGACAgcacatctttacatatagaagttgccagagggaatctcagtagaaaGGCTTGTGCTCTTGTGGggcagtgatttacatattttacacttttttcttaGCTTAAATATACAGTGGCTATTTTTGCAACATGTTGTATATAAAATCTTctgtaagtgtaaaaaaaaaaaaagaaaaaagaaaaagaaaacacacacctGCCCTCATCATGTACCAAATGTATATAAACGAAAGCATATTTATGTCcgtttcatgtctttttttttttttaattacgtcAAAAAACAAGATTTAAATTTTCTgcaatattgtccagccctagtcTAAACCTTAAATCAATTTCCAATAATGTTTAACTAAATACAATCAATATTGCTATATAATAAATAGCTATAaagctttaaatgtaaaaatatatacatattctcATGCTGTCTACGACTTTTACACAGTATCAAAAGTTTCACTCCACTGTCTTTTAAGGGCCACTGATGCATCCAATACTCTGGAGTGTTCAGAAGCATAGCTGTTtcacacagcaaaaacaaaaagctgTATAAATTTTCCCCTGCTGTGTGCGTTTGCTAcccaacataatttttttaatgttctataCCAATAAAGTTTCTTAAGGctgtaaatataatttttagATTTGTTAGATTTACATTTAACATGTTACAAAAGGAAAATATACACATAAAATGAGTTTGTCCAATCTGTTCAATTCAAAAAACAGGCTGGAATTTTGCTCTAAAAGGGACCGAAgttattatttatgtttgtttcttgtagagtatttgtttttttattttatttaaattaaacaaatgtgTAATTTCAAAAGACTAGATAGAATACACTGAAACATCACATGCCCAAAGTTGTTATACACAATTTAGGTATGAAAATCTACAATCCAATCAATCTTAAATATTGTTTCAAAGCTATATATAAAATAGCACAATACTTAATTCTACCGCAGATTGGAGAGTATGTTTGTAATTTATCTAACACCATATTATTCTGACAATGATCTGTaactgtttatatataaaaaaaatccagcctaATCAAATCTAAAACTAGGGGCGGGAGAATATATTGATATGGTAATTAATTGTACCGTAGCGATATGTGGCGTCacatctgtatttttttattgaattaattcTAAACTTCAGTCATTCTAAACTTCCCCAAATCCGACTTACTAAATGTCATGAAATATCATAGAAATTAATCTTTTGTTATGTACAGTATCACAGACTTAAAAGTATTGTAATATAATTACTGTGGGCAGTGTATCGTGATATTGAATCCTGAGATGCCCAAAAAATctaaaactgccaaaaaaaattatttggtttattactattgaagattttttttaaatcatgtctAAATCCTGAACTCTGAGACTACATTTTGCTGTGTTGTCGGTTTGGCAGCTGAAACTGACAGAACATCCAGCTCTTTCTGAAAGCCTATCACTTCACATTAATCACTACTAAAGCCAAGACTTCAATAAGTGCTGCACGGAACATACTTACAAATACGTTTCGCCCAGCCTTTCAAAAAAAACATCTAGTCATTGCTCATTTCTAAAACTGTCCATACAAATAGTATTCACATACTGTCCTATACAGTAATGTTACATGCTACAATAACTGAATCCACTAAATACTGTacaaatacttattttatttaagccTAGTCACTTTAAATCAGCCTAGATACTAGTTTAACTGTTTACAGCCCAGTACAATATGAGTGAACAAGTTTTTAAACTTATGTTTTGCTTAGAGAAACGTATTTTCAGCTTTATGGAGAAATCCTTCTTCACCACACATATATTGGTAAATATAAGTAAACTAAAATATATCTCCTTCTGTGTGAGAGAAATGGTGGCGTGTTCATGGTGACATTTTTTGCTGTAGTATCGAACTTGATAAACAATCATTTGGATTTTTAGTGATAACTATAATGACTATCAAATGGCTGGTATAACACTCTTACTCTACAGCAATAAACAATCAAAATTATAGTGAacctgtaataataaataattatacaaaattaGTATAATTAACAGTATAACTTatagtttattttgtattgtaGCTCTGCAAATTTGCAGGcatattttgtttcttctttAGACTATAGACATTATATAACTGTTATATAACAGTAccataaaaatatcataaaaataccTTCAAGTGTTATGTTTTATATCTGCGAATAGAATGTTCACAATACCTTATtgtgaaaaaaactaaaagacaAGAAAATAAATCTAGGAATAGCAAGAATTGACATTCAGAAGGACAAAAGCAGGGATAAGACAGAGAAAGTgaaacacagaaagaaagaaaaaagaaagaaaaaggggtTAATAAGCCAAACTACCAGCTCAGAAAGAACGTGAGTCTTTCTGTCTAAAGATTGAGTTTATATTTCTAAAAGCTCAAAGGTTAgtggaaaaaaagaggaaagagaCAAGGTGCATATCTGGGTTAGATAAAGAAAGCGCAAAAAGGAGTACAAGGCAGGGCAATACCAACCTTTTCAGAGAAGCAAATGAACCTACATATTCCGAATACAATATTGGCGGGCAAATGTGTGAGCCAAAAGATACTGGGGCGAAAAAAGTGGCATTTTCAGCAACATCACGATAAAAATATCCTTCGAGACGTTCAAGAGAGTATCCAAAACTGTTATTCATGGAGAATTTAGAAGAGAGTTCTTGAAAGTTGGCAAAAATATATTCCTAACTCATTTTActacatcttaaaaaaatatcCTTTTCTTCATAGTCACCTAATAGgacaggaaaaaatataaaagtaaaatataaaaatccttCCATAGGGCACTGAAATACATCCATTTTTACAGGTACTGAGGAGTAATCCCAACATCAGTTTCAGGGCAGGACACGAAGGAAAAAAACTTGCTTCACGTTCAGCTTCTTAAACTGACAAAAACAggattgtttttaaaaatgtaatcccAGTCTGTGGTAGCAGCACACTCCCATCAAATGGTACACGTTAATCAGACTTTGGGATATTCCGTCAACCTGGTTTGTGAAATACCTTCCATAAAATCTGGAGATACTGTTGCTTATAGTCCAGTTTAAATTGACTGACAGGTACATCCACATTAGGGCTTGTTAATCCAGCAGCTTTGGCTTGCACTCGTATATCCCAAAATACTGTTAGATCCAACAGAAATGTTCTTCGTCTATCCAACTGAGAGGTCTTCTACTCTTCTGTCTTTGACTTCTCTTGGTAGGCTCCAAAATGATCCGACGTTTTCCCCTTTTGTCATCTTCTCCCCTTTTGTCCCAATTCTCGTCTTTAGTTTCCAGCCTGACCACGATTAGTGGTTGAAGGTGATGGGGAAATGAGGAGGCCCTGACGATTCGTTGGAGCAAACAAATACTCCACATTGACCCTGGAACAGCAAATCTCACCTTTTACAAGGAATGAGTTGACTTTACTTAAATCCAATGCCCTTTTCAAAAACTGATGGTTAGATTTGTCCTAAATCCATTGGTGTGGTAAACATCCAGGGTTGGCACAGCACCATGAAAGACAGAGTTAGCACAATGACCAGATGGAAGATGGAAAACAAACTGAGCAaggggaaaaaaatctgattcttGAGCAGATTTGAATGAAACTAGATTCATgtagtgaaaaaaaaaggaaaacaaaataaaaacaaacaaaaaacccaAACACATCACGCACGTACGTAATAAATCCGTCAATGGCATGGCAAATACTTCCAGACAGGTGATCCAAGGAAGTGCAGGTAATATCCGGCACTCGCGAAGGAGGGGAAAATGCCTAATATCCAAAACTCACCAGATACGTCCCCGCGATCATAATATCCAAACTCACCAGGATATTTTCCACAGGGGTAATATCCAGCTTGGAGGAAACACATGGCTCACACAGTAATCCCAAATACTGAAATCATCTCACCTTATATCCACACATTCTTAAATTGACAAGAGAGATAAGGGTTAATAATTCCATGAGCGTGAAGTCGAGCCTCAGAGAATGAAGAAGGGAGATCCCTAGATTACGCGTCATATCATTCTCTTTTGATTTTAACCCCCGAAAACCTTACCACCCATTGACAGTGGGGAAAAATGCTTTAATTTGACACCATAGTCCCCCTGCTGCTCAGAGGGAGACTGTGTCCACTTACCCGTCTAATCTGCGTTCATAGCGTCCCTCTCTGGTGTGGAGAGACACCGGGGGTCCGTACACAGGCCCCACGGTACCCCTCGAGAATCCTGCAACCTCCCTCCCATGACTGCTAGAGGGGGAGCTGTCGTCCAGTCCCCGCACAGCACTGGGGACCGAGCCAGGTTCATTGTAATCAGTGCGAAGGTCTCTGTCTCCCATTTTGTTGACTGCATTGTGAGCCTTCTGAGCACTTTTGATGTCGACGAAATCCACAAAGGCTGCGACACCGCCCTCCGAACCCCTCTTGCGGAGGACTTTGACACTCTCCACCCGGCCATACCTAGGGGCGAACatagagagaggaagtgagatcGCTTGCACAGTAAAAATATACAATCACAGTGACAACTATTGGCAACACTAATTATATATATCTCAGAATTGCCCATTTAGttgtattcatttaaacatgtacAAGGACAAATAAATTGTATAGAACAGCACTGCTCAGATTTTAATTGCAATTTAAACCCAAAATCCCACATCCTAAAGCTGGCATTTCTAGCCCCTCATCCATGTATACATAACCATTCAAGCTATTGTGCTATCCTAAACTGCCAAAAAAGCATGTTTTGTATTAGTTTCTGCTTGTTATTAAATGTACTGTACATCATGAGTTTTATCTGTATATTAACAAGATGGTATTTACTTGATTTATTTAATCATCTCTTCCCTGCCTAAATGAAGAACAAATAactattattatatcagtgaGGCTCAAAGTTCTCATCATTGGATCCCACTCAAACTCAAAAATCAATGGCTGTACTACTGCTCCCGCTGAGTTATTCAAAGCCTCCTGTTTCTAAATAAAACCAGTAAGATTTGATTGTtatctatttatatttattaaagccACGGGAGGGTGTTGTCTGAAGCATGGCGGACCTTCCAAAACATTAAGAAAGGAACATccttttcaataaatatttgatATTAAACTGCCTTTTCCTCCATATTGTCCAAGCATTTTCCAACCAATACTTTTTCAAATAAATAGCTAGCTATATTTATTCAGTAAATACATAGTCGATTTGACTAAATTTTATGGTATTGTGATGAATTTTACTTTTCATATCAACAAAGTTGAGGATTTGTAACAGTAAATTTCGTTGCAGAGAGCAtgaaaaaaatcctgtttaattaaTAAAGATGATGAcacaaaaatctattaaaaatcaATGCCCTGTGCATGAACGAGTACTTAACAAGAAACG encodes the following:
- the si:ch1073-335m2.2 gene encoding msx2-interacting protein isoform X5 — encoded protein: MVRETRHLWVGNLPEHVREEKIVEHFKRYGRVESVKVLRKRGSEGGVAAFVDFVDIKSAQKAHNAVNKMGDRDLRTDYNEPGSVPSAVRGLDDSSPSSSHGREVAGFSRGTVGPVYGPPVSLHTREGRYERRLDGSSDSRDRTYEHSPYGHHERSGTFDRPRHYNTDYYRDRTMFASGVATSPAVSAISGGFETPEPHFESRIRDPFTLSSSTRRDPYRDDRGRRVDRTYHHRRSRSSHSSQSRHPSPQRSTGQTPKAPSSPKRAAASPGRGPRSRSRTRSSSSDSVSSTGSTGSGSDSNSSSSEGSRARSVQSAATHVTPAPPQMSMDCEEPRRSFGIRVQNLPVRSTDTSLKDGLFHEFKKYGKVTSVQIHGASEERYGLVFFRQQEDQEKALSVSKGKLFFGMLIEVTAWNGPETESENEFRPLDGRIDEFHPKATRTLFIGNLEKTTNYQQLLDVFQRFGEIVDIDIKRVNGIPQYAFVQYSDIASVCKAIKKMDGEYLGANRLKLGFGKSMPTTCVWLDGLSSNITEQYLTRHFCRYGHVVKVVFDRMKGMALVLYNNTDFAQAAVRETKGWKIGGNKIKVDFASQESQMAFYRSMQASGQDIRDFYELPAERREERRPPYHEFPAERAYYENVRTPGIYTEDPRREYPARSRERYTELEHYQGEHYDPRYHEDPREYRDYRDPFEQDIRKYSYIQRERERERERFEADRGRWSPSHQRRPVSPSASPSPSERVSRDAERRVFRHSSERSGSCSSLSPPQSQFEKTEKSPVDFKPESLEREMEQQAEADRVSGAEKSKRSRRKEKTDREKGEKIKSRRGKVQSPSIPRSEADREPSLDSNSGKIKVPDSDGSERQRHKGENEPSPADPLSRLEPQKGERLDQGKSESVDRDSKGRSKKHQKSDLGNEGKETLVDSDRLAARKRRFGDPSCKAIRQKRGRLEDESAGVSQSADFGANSSLAKETEIDAKIVEKDAHKREHKSKSERISSHFSQREELDPSTRGESQSSSVRLAEHSDPILESLDSKSQPGISRRFSKDGTPEKDKVRDEYLDIDLSQSYRKQMEQNRKLRQQLQEPDKPGKTDSTQCLETEDFEHRSLVHEVGKPPQDVTDTSPSSKAKKPEHFDMDMTTKRERVYRTSRPKSEDAEWNNTHSPRFQHGPHHAEEEYTDVHLINVKEAKELPKTEDNAHPDLDLPVKRMQASQVSKQSTPLLDEQQRRWESRLKHDLFPDFSRNSEKRRLNRKYLDYGLWPDLEPGEVRSDSEEDREHKPNSPMPSTSMSFPERHRGDRIPESKLTTSLERNRFYSFALDQTITPDTKALLERAKSLSSSREDNWSFLDGDSHFASFRSRKDTEKVESTPRPTPSWYMKKKKIRSESEDKIDDRKEDPKPEEHERRELFASRFLHSSIFEQDSRRLQHLERKHEDSEHGCPAQQGQTEVQPDSEPMVLFHDRFMELTRLQQQKLKDQAQQESKKEEIVDVKINSKSEEEEPVQQRSTTEPIIQQTEIKPITPVQPPQTSPVQAINVNPAHETPISPPVLTTKEMSPKQEAANVETPSPKQLDLPIKEEEKQPEQVFATLPPPQETSETVGSECQEIKPSVNEMKVNPTKEMETIPDRDAEQLSNSDLQTNDTQMSCEPEPEPQTKPIELQNSPSPMTIDEADKLEKPEPVAKVTEPPVKEVEAKNADSHIAEEPTSPPPRSRNKKTKASPPTPVAPLISPSTPDKQSTRKSERIDKERHKRSSSPRGESSKATLDKPGKSPIHSPEPEQSVEQNAPPVRARRRNVRSVYATVVEGESAPQTGKDVESPRSARKRGTDKDSGQQQQPEPDNPTAPVISRRGRPPKSRRQGEEHPAGKSERTKMTETKEMDINEPGNNETVTKTGKGKHSQYGHKANQTASVSGQGKKGDKIDKVSETNSQKIEPFEMDTDGKNQHECDPSGKSDSKEERKPQISSEPKQEKEKVNQMEKGPESQEKPESIQEPSSLEKSGKTKATRLNRDSKLLTEDKSLGLKNLRISLDVTEVTVRLQTGENESGHEASSKKIVPVTSPKDLPLEPKLAKNEMNTKEEDGDTKEDSVTSGKVKDTSEALLSRQMELEQAVENIAKLTEDPTPLQFKSPTEIQPPLSELPEEPVHETEEEKPANPASETELAAAIDSITSEDVSCGLPQDPVMDTDPDIQTLVPEGKVAESNSGTVQEEPSTTGTPRKGKGRGKAQKRAKGPKANVNKKEANKELDAERPSVKPLDSIPEVQTVKESLPPATTVVITPSSKQDLSLTANVPEVPKATEVPPKEQADLPKPSGPLANKSPTSLKPLSNPYECTSPSLSPTSICLKPSQQRLPVSPTDRLNQPKETVVLSPSLTPSVQTENPKLHSDPSPHDANTSDLRKILTKPRSIPITDISPMLGSMHARENDPKGTPHESRHTSISAQPVVRPPASLPSPETKQVFSEKSVISVIASNATSVISRVCNPPESEEKLSIPMGKPFVEKQPPKQMYQPSMDDSNAHHGPTVGEEGGNAGRYIVESTSLSTGPTAGLRVNTSEGVVVLSHSGQKIEGRQRISAKISQIPPPSAVDIESQQLVSMPPLKQDLYSPSQPATPKGSLPASDSGHSMKSQPNVSSIKQESGLDKLDLYASLQSGVVKRLQQTSAPSQVMGFHHSEYGMVMKHPKKGEGNEPLNVDSVKPAWVSTISPAISPHLPSPAGNHVGFIPGTPTDRAPSHIQAKQEPRSPRKTGHPHSPFVPSPIGSSSPKAVSMVLPTGLSTMSQYVPSVHHSEQSVIMPPHSTHGNLGRMSPHRVGQTIPIGHLSQGEVRVNTPPISIMNFGIHSESLASAWPPGQQRPTSPQAVGNREMVLKVNPANTRGHEGGEEDARRFHPALGRPPAAQLKPESIPAEYRGPIHSGLPLDRFNMSPRDMRMLMHHQQGERPAAEIQHGHIAEAAPQTSTPTSITSSLSPRAHLLQKNVADKDPLKQSDLKRNTPPPGKDGMMGLRGAVPSMASPQRVQVIPSGAVPPFSEYSAMYTNLRTVHSQFPESSPLAIAQPPHNITPSQGIQETDHGQVQTEGKLEHVGHQQVNMVQLLTKYPIVWQGLLALKNDTAAVQLHFVCGNKSLGLRSLPVPETGAHLRIVQRMRLETPQLEGVARRMTGESDFCLLLAMPCGRDQEDVVNQTQALKSAFINYLKAKLAAGIINVPNPGSNQPAYVLQIFPPCEFSESHLSRLAPDLLSQISSISPHLMIVITSV